The following proteins come from a genomic window of Microbacterium sp. SY138:
- a CDS encoding YcxB family protein: MPPRSLTVDEGLLRRMARDAAIYSLTRPAALVMWVALAAALVLSILNLGTPVRPGEQGPFGAGWMPVIIVALAGFAVVMSVSGARTAVRIAMPVGTVVWASLEEDSLQMGSGRRRSDIAYRTFQRMRVGKDAVLLKLRDTSAATAIPRGLLTDDDIATLRSKIS; encoded by the coding sequence ATGCCTCCCCGCTCTCTGACCGTCGATGAGGGTCTGCTGCGACGAATGGCTCGGGATGCAGCGATCTACTCGCTGACCCGACCCGCAGCCCTCGTCATGTGGGTCGCCCTCGCCGCAGCCCTCGTGCTCAGCATCCTCAACCTCGGCACGCCCGTCCGTCCGGGGGAACAGGGCCCCTTCGGAGCAGGATGGATGCCGGTCATCATCGTCGCGCTCGCGGGTTTCGCCGTCGTGATGTCCGTATCGGGCGCGCGAACCGCCGTCCGGATCGCGATGCCCGTCGGAACCGTCGTGTGGGCATCGCTGGAAGAGGACAGCCTGCAGATGGGCAGCGGCCGTCGTCGCTCCGACATCGCCTACCGCACCTTCCAGAGGATGCGAGTGGGCAAGGACGCCGTGCTGTTGAAGCTGCGAGACACCTCGGCCGCGACCGCGATCCCTCGTGGCCTGCTCACGGACGACGACATCGCCACCCTCCGCTCGAAGATCTCCTAG
- a CDS encoding twin-arginine translocase TatA/TatE family subunit codes for MTFGLTFEKLLLIGLIAVLIIGPERLPRAAESFSRMVRKAGEYLRATKSRVREEMGPEIDDVDWRKLDPRQYDPRRIIRDALMEEPQPATPLQAAQTIAEPIAGAAAAATTAPATRAVPQEFSASNRPPFDAEAT; via the coding sequence ATGACGTTCGGGCTCACCTTCGAGAAGCTGTTGCTGATCGGCCTCATCGCGGTTCTGATCATCGGCCCCGAACGTCTCCCGCGAGCCGCGGAGAGCTTCTCGCGCATGGTCCGCAAGGCCGGCGAGTATCTGCGCGCGACCAAGTCGAGGGTGCGCGAGGAGATGGGGCCGGAGATCGACGACGTCGACTGGCGCAAGCTCGACCCGCGCCAGTACGACCCGCGCCGGATCATCCGCGATGCGCTCATGGAAGAGCCCCAGCCGGCGACCCCGCTGCAGGCGGCCCAGACCATCGCGGAGCCGATCGCCGGAGCTGCGGCCGCGGCGACCACGGCTCCCGCGACCCGAGCCGTTCCGCAGGAGTTCAGTGCGTCGAACCGCCCTCCCTTCGACGCCGAAGCCACCTGA
- a CDS encoding DUF1003 domain-containing protein has translation MPRSPRLDAPGRTTTRPRATSRDRFGRFTEWVARAMGTPAFLLILSLFCVVWIVWNTLMPDELRFDDAALGFTALTLMLSLQASYAAPLILLAQNRQDDRDRVQIEQDRQRAERNLADTEYLAREIVALRMSLEERNSQVVTRDVLRQELKALLAELEDAPEKPRSGAAS, from the coding sequence ATGCCCCGCTCTCCGCGCCTCGATGCGCCGGGCCGCACCACGACACGGCCCCGGGCGACGTCTCGCGACCGCTTCGGGCGCTTCACGGAGTGGGTGGCTCGCGCGATGGGGACCCCCGCGTTCCTGCTGATCCTCAGCCTGTTCTGTGTGGTCTGGATCGTCTGGAACACGCTGATGCCCGACGAGCTGCGCTTCGACGACGCCGCCCTCGGCTTCACGGCACTGACCCTGATGCTCTCCCTGCAGGCCTCATACGCCGCACCGCTCATCCTGCTCGCGCAGAATCGTCAGGACGACCGCGACCGGGTTCAGATCGAGCAGGACCGCCAGCGTGCGGAGCGCAACCTGGCCGACACCGAGTACCTGGCCCGCGAGATCGTGGCTCTGCGCATGTCGCTCGAAGAGCGCAATTCGCAGGTCGTCACGCGCGACGTGCTGCGCCAGGAGCTCAAAGCCCTTCTCGCCGAGCTCGAAGACGCGCCGGAGAAGCCCCGATCCGGCGCCGCGTCGTGA
- the dapE gene encoding succinyl-diaminopimelate desuccinylase, with the protein MVLDLTASSVDLTRAICDIPSVSGDEKTLADAIEAAVSPLDHLEVFRHGNTIVARTDRGRAQRVAIAGHIDTVPINANLPTRDIEIEGVPHLWGRGTVDMKAGTAVQLKLAAELTDPAIDITWMWYDNEEIEASKNGLGLLAAVRPDLFEADFAILGEPSNGEVEGGCNGTLRAIVRTTGVRAHSARAWIGENAIHRAAPVLTRLAEYRAKEVLVEGLLYRESLSAVRIAGGVAGNVIPDACEVEVNYRFAPSKSAADAEAHLRGVLAGFDVEITDAAEGARPGLDAEIAKQFVAAVGAEPRPKYGWTDVARFSALGIPAVNYGPGDPHLAHHDEERVPLAQIDAVERGLRAWLTSH; encoded by the coding sequence ATGGTGCTCGATCTGACCGCGTCCTCCGTCGACCTCACCCGTGCGATCTGCGACATCCCGAGCGTCTCCGGCGACGAGAAGACACTCGCCGATGCGATCGAGGCCGCAGTGTCCCCGCTCGACCATCTGGAGGTCTTCCGCCACGGGAACACGATCGTCGCCCGCACCGACCGCGGCCGGGCACAGCGCGTCGCCATCGCCGGTCACATCGACACCGTGCCGATCAATGCGAACCTGCCCACGCGCGACATCGAGATCGAAGGAGTCCCCCATCTCTGGGGTCGCGGCACCGTGGACATGAAAGCGGGCACCGCCGTGCAGCTGAAGCTCGCGGCCGAGCTGACCGACCCCGCGATCGACATCACGTGGATGTGGTACGACAACGAGGAGATCGAGGCGTCGAAGAACGGTCTCGGTCTGCTCGCCGCCGTGCGTCCCGACCTGTTCGAGGCGGACTTCGCGATCCTCGGCGAGCCGTCCAACGGTGAGGTGGAAGGCGGTTGCAACGGAACGCTCCGTGCGATCGTGCGCACCACCGGGGTGCGTGCTCACAGCGCGCGTGCCTGGATCGGCGAGAACGCGATCCACCGCGCGGCGCCCGTCCTCACGCGTCTGGCGGAGTACCGCGCCAAGGAGGTGCTGGTCGAGGGGCTGCTGTACCGCGAGAGCTTGAGCGCCGTGCGCATCGCGGGCGGCGTCGCGGGGAACGTCATCCCCGACGCCTGCGAGGTGGAGGTCAACTACCGGTTCGCGCCGAGCAAGTCTGCGGCCGATGCCGAGGCTCACCTCCGCGGAGTCCTCGCCGGCTTCGACGTCGAGATCACGGATGCCGCCGAGGGGGCGCGTCCCGGGCTCGACGCCGAGATCGCGAAGCAGTTCGTGGCGGCGGTCGGCGCCGAGCCGCGCCCGAAGTACGGGTGGACCGACGTCGCGCGATTCTCCGCGCTCGGGATCCCGGCTGTGAACTACGGGCCCGGCGACCCGCACCTCGCCCACCACGATGAGGAGCGTGTACCCCTCGCGCAGATCGACGCCGTGGAGCGGGGCCTGCGCGCATGGCTCACCTCGCACTGA
- a CDS encoding DEAD/DEAH box helicase: MSTFLELGVPAELAAVLADSGKTEAFAIQRDTLPDSLAGRDLLGRGRTGSGKTIAFALPLVARLAASGGQRRAGLPRGLVLAPTRELATQIAATIAPLAEAAGLRVTTVFGGVSQRPQEQALRGGVDIVVACPGRLEDLMKQQVVRLSAIEVTVLDEADHMADLGFLPGVTRILTATPAGGQRLLFSATLDRGIDTLARRFLSNAVSHEVDEESVPVGEMTHRVLVVDSADNKTALVRELASGTGRRILFTRTKHQAKKLAKQLTAAGIPAVDLHGNLSQNARERNLGAFSAAPEDGGVRVLVATDVAARGVHVDNVDLVVHVDPPVEHKAYLHRSGRTARAGAAGTVVTVVLPEQRRDVKDLLRKAAISAPLEDVTAAAVTALVPERAPHVRPAPVQAPQQQRQSSKQRPAGGERNGAANPPSRRRRRPRSGASGNGQGGGYSTQSNQSRQGGRSSQGR, encoded by the coding sequence ATGTCTACTTTCCTTGAACTCGGCGTTCCTGCCGAGCTCGCCGCCGTTCTCGCCGATTCCGGCAAGACCGAGGCATTCGCCATCCAGCGCGATACCCTTCCCGACTCCCTCGCCGGACGCGACCTCCTGGGCCGTGGACGCACGGGAAGCGGCAAGACCATCGCCTTCGCTCTGCCGCTCGTCGCACGCCTCGCCGCCTCGGGCGGTCAGCGTCGCGCCGGCCTTCCGCGCGGACTCGTCCTCGCGCCCACCCGTGAACTCGCGACCCAGATCGCCGCGACCATCGCGCCGCTCGCGGAGGCCGCAGGCCTGCGCGTCACGACCGTCTTCGGCGGGGTCAGCCAGCGCCCGCAGGAGCAGGCGCTTCGCGGCGGCGTCGACATCGTCGTGGCCTGCCCCGGTCGACTCGAAGACCTCATGAAGCAGCAGGTCGTGCGCCTGAGTGCGATCGAGGTCACCGTGCTCGACGAGGCCGACCACATGGCCGACCTCGGCTTCCTCCCCGGCGTCACCCGCATCCTCACGGCCACGCCGGCCGGTGGGCAGCGCCTGCTGTTCAGCGCCACGCTGGACCGCGGCATCGACACCCTCGCCCGCCGCTTCCTCTCGAACGCGGTCAGCCATGAGGTCGACGAGGAGAGCGTGCCCGTCGGCGAGATGACGCACCGCGTCCTGGTCGTCGACTCGGCCGACAACAAGACGGCCCTCGTGCGTGAGCTCGCCTCGGGCACCGGTCGTCGCATCCTCTTCACCCGCACCAAGCACCAGGCGAAGAAGCTCGCGAAGCAGCTCACCGCCGCGGGGATCCCCGCGGTCGACCTGCACGGCAACCTCTCGCAGAACGCCCGCGAACGCAACCTCGGTGCCTTCTCCGCGGCCCCGGAAGACGGTGGAGTGCGCGTGCTCGTCGCCACCGATGTCGCCGCCCGTGGCGTGCACGTCGACAACGTCGATCTCGTCGTCCACGTCGACCCGCCCGTCGAGCACAAGGCGTACCTGCACCGTTCCGGCCGCACGGCCCGCGCCGGGGCCGCAGGCACCGTCGTCACGGTCGTGCTCCCCGAGCAGCGCCGTGACGTCAAGGACCTCCTGCGCAAGGCCGCCATCTCGGCCCCGCTGGAAGATGTCACGGCCGCTGCCGTCACCGCGCTGGTTCCCGAGCGCGCACCTCACGTGCGTCCGGCGCCCGTGCAGGCTCCGCAGCAGCAGCGACAGTCGTCGAAGCAGCGCCCCGCGGGCGGCGAGAGAAACGGTGCGGCGAACCCGCCGTCGCGTCGCCGTCGTCGTCCCCGCTCCGGCGCATCCGGCAATGGTCAGGGCGGCGGGTACTCCACGCAGAGCAACCAGTCCCGCCAGGGCGGCCGCAGTTCACAGGGCCGCTGA
- a CDS encoding phosphotransferase has protein sequence MHEGELALETEVAAHLIARRFPELGGETLRPVPMTGTVNRIIRVGDGLVARFPLLGAAAHELVREAAALEEFAASSPFPAPRSYGTASASEEFDSAWAVQTWVEGDPADPVLSSTSETLAHDLVALIRALRAVDVRDRVFDGRGRGGDLGDHDEWVATCLRRSAHLFDAARAGRLWSVLRELPSASAPVMSHRDLTPFNLLVAEHEGDTRLAGVLDGGDFGPADPALDLVAAWHLFDAPGRHLLREGLAVDDLEWRRGAGWALQQALGLGWYYAESNPRMSALGISTVGRVLADEELSRLID, from the coding sequence ATGCATGAGGGCGAGCTCGCACTCGAGACCGAGGTCGCGGCGCACCTGATCGCGCGCCGCTTCCCCGAGCTCGGTGGCGAGACCCTGCGACCGGTCCCCATGACGGGCACGGTGAACAGGATCATCCGGGTGGGCGACGGACTCGTCGCCCGCTTCCCCCTCCTCGGTGCAGCGGCGCACGAGCTCGTCCGCGAGGCCGCAGCACTCGAGGAGTTCGCGGCGTCGAGCCCGTTCCCCGCGCCGCGCTCCTACGGCACGGCCTCCGCGTCGGAGGAGTTCGACTCGGCCTGGGCTGTGCAGACGTGGGTCGAGGGTGACCCGGCGGATCCTGTGCTCTCCTCCACGTCCGAGACGCTCGCGCACGACCTGGTCGCCCTCATCCGGGCGCTGCGCGCCGTCGACGTGCGCGACCGTGTGTTCGACGGCAGGGGCCGGGGCGGAGACCTCGGAGACCACGACGAATGGGTCGCGACGTGCCTGAGGCGGAGTGCGCATCTCTTCGATGCGGCCCGCGCAGGGCGGCTCTGGTCGGTGCTGCGCGAGCTCCCGTCCGCCAGCGCTCCGGTGATGAGCCACCGGGACCTCACGCCGTTCAATCTCCTCGTCGCGGAGCACGAGGGCGATACCCGTCTGGCCGGTGTGCTCGACGGCGGTGACTTCGGTCCCGCGGATCCCGCACTCGACCTGGTCGCCGCCTGGCACCTCTTCGACGCGCCGGGACGACACCTGCTCCGCGAAGGCCTGGCTGTCGACGACCTTGAGTGGCGGCGCGGCGCGGGATGGGCGCTGCAGCAGGCGCTCGGGCTCGGATGGTATTACGCGGAATCGAACCCGCGGATGAGCGCACTGGGCATCTCGACCGTGGGGCGCGTGCTCGCGGATGAGGAGCTGTCGAGGCTCATCGACTGA
- a CDS encoding DUF3117 domain-containing protein, with translation MAAMKPRTGDGPMEAVKEGRLIIVRVPLEGGGRLVVSVNDAEAKELHDVLAAVVAPA, from the coding sequence ATGGCAGCGATGAAGCCGAGGACCGGAGACGGACCTATGGAAGCCGTGAAAGAAGGACGACTCATCATCGTGCGCGTTCCACTCGAAGGCGGCGGCCGCCTGGTCGTCTCCGTGAACGACGCCGAGGCCAAGGAGCTTCACGACGTGCTTGCCGCCGTCGTGGCACCGGCCTGA
- a CDS encoding CBS domain-containing protein, whose product MSTQRVFAARLAGCAVFDPVGDRLGKVRDVVVVYRSTAAPRVIGLVVEIPGRRHVFLSIGRVTSIRSGQVITTGLINVRRFSPRAGEVRVLAEMLGRRVSFVDGSGTAVIEDIAIEPNRLGEWAISQLFLRRPKTSASPFAKGPTTFAAWSEVAEQRAPGESQSAEQLVASYSELHAADLANTLLDLPQQRMIEVAEELSDDRLADALEEMPEDEQVHILDRLGDERAADILDQMEPDDAADLLAQLAPDRLEQLLELMEPEEAEDVRMLLRYGPDTAGGLMTPEPIILSADATVAEALALIRRHELHPALAAAVFVTLPPFETPTGRLLGLVHFQRMLRYPPHERLGAILDDSLEPVPVTASAAEVARLLASYDLVSLPVIDAAHRLVGAISIDDVLDYLLPDDWRSHDSEDTSPAASTVPGSTPAAPTKETR is encoded by the coding sequence GTGAGCACACAACGGGTTTTCGCCGCGCGCCTTGCCGGGTGCGCCGTCTTCGATCCCGTCGGCGACCGGCTCGGCAAGGTCCGAGATGTCGTCGTCGTGTATCGAAGTACCGCGGCGCCCCGCGTCATCGGTCTGGTCGTGGAGATCCCGGGACGACGCCACGTGTTCCTCTCGATCGGACGCGTCACCTCGATCCGTTCCGGCCAGGTCATCACCACGGGCCTGATCAACGTGCGGCGGTTCTCCCCGCGCGCCGGCGAGGTGCGCGTGCTCGCCGAGATGCTGGGACGACGCGTGAGCTTCGTCGATGGCAGCGGTACCGCGGTCATCGAGGACATCGCGATCGAACCGAACCGCCTCGGCGAATGGGCGATCAGCCAGCTCTTCCTCCGCCGACCGAAGACCAGTGCCTCCCCGTTCGCGAAGGGTCCGACGACGTTCGCGGCATGGAGCGAGGTCGCCGAGCAACGCGCTCCCGGTGAGTCGCAGTCGGCTGAGCAGCTCGTCGCCTCGTACTCCGAGCTGCACGCCGCCGATCTCGCCAACACGCTTCTCGACCTTCCGCAGCAGCGCATGATCGAGGTGGCCGAAGAGCTGTCGGACGACCGCCTTGCCGATGCCCTCGAGGAGATGCCCGAAGACGAACAGGTGCACATCCTCGACCGTCTGGGAGACGAACGCGCCGCCGACATCCTCGACCAGATGGAACCGGACGACGCGGCCGACCTGCTCGCCCAGCTGGCGCCTGACCGCCTGGAGCAGCTTCTGGAGCTCATGGAGCCGGAAGAAGCCGAAGACGTCAGGATGCTGCTGCGCTACGGCCCGGACACCGCCGGCGGTCTGATGACGCCTGAGCCGATCATCCTCTCGGCCGACGCCACAGTCGCCGAGGCGCTCGCGCTGATCCGCCGCCACGAACTGCACCCCGCGCTGGCCGCCGCGGTGTTCGTCACCCTCCCGCCGTTCGAGACTCCGACCGGGCGCCTGCTCGGGCTCGTGCACTTCCAGCGGATGCTGCGCTACCCGCCGCATGAGCGACTCGGCGCGATCCTCGACGACAGCCTCGAGCCCGTGCCCGTGACCGCTTCCGCCGCCGAGGTGGCACGGCTGCTGGCGAGCTACGACCTCGTCTCGCTCCCCGTGATCGATGCGGCGCATCGCCTCGTCGGAGCGATCAGCATCGACGACGTCCTCGACTACCTCCTTCCGGACGACTGGCGTTCGCATGACAGCGAGGACACCTCCCCCGCTGCGAGCACCGTCCCTGGATCCACCCCCGCCGCCCCGACGAAGGAGACGCGCTGA
- a CDS encoding Mrp/NBP35 family ATP-binding protein → MTAAERVRAAVAAVTDPELRRPIGDLDMVRDISVDGGRARVGIVLTIVGCPAAARIESDVRDAAASVPGIAEVDVEVGVMTPAERKALTERLRAGRPARHMPFGPDSLTRVILVSSGKGGVGKSTVTANLAVALAAQGLSVGLVDADVHGFSIPGLLGIPAGTQPTRIDDLMLPPVAHGVKTISIGMFLRDGESVVAWRGPMLHRTVSQFLTDVFFGDLDVLLIDMPPGTGDIAISIGQLLPHAEVLVVTTPQTAAAEVAIRSGLVARQTGQRVIGVIENMAAYTLPDGTVIDMFGSGGGAAVSEALSEPGVPVPLLASIPLSPALREGGDAGEPVVSTESDDVAATTIRDLASTLARRGRGLSGRSLPMSLT, encoded by the coding sequence GTGACCGCGGCGGAGCGTGTCCGCGCGGCTGTCGCCGCGGTGACGGATCCCGAGCTCCGTCGACCCATCGGGGATCTCGACATGGTCCGGGACATCTCCGTCGACGGCGGTCGAGCCCGCGTCGGCATCGTCCTCACGATCGTCGGCTGTCCAGCGGCGGCGCGGATCGAGTCGGACGTCCGCGATGCCGCGGCGTCCGTTCCGGGCATCGCGGAGGTGGACGTCGAGGTCGGCGTGATGACGCCGGCAGAACGCAAGGCTCTCACCGAGAGACTCCGCGCCGGGAGGCCCGCACGCCACATGCCGTTCGGGCCCGATTCCCTCACCCGTGTGATCCTCGTCTCCAGCGGCAAGGGGGGTGTGGGCAAGTCCACCGTCACCGCGAACCTTGCCGTCGCACTCGCCGCGCAGGGTCTGTCCGTCGGTCTCGTCGACGCCGACGTGCACGGGTTCTCGATCCCCGGGCTCCTCGGCATCCCTGCGGGCACGCAGCCGACGCGCATCGACGACCTGATGCTCCCCCCGGTCGCGCACGGCGTGAAGACGATCTCGATCGGGATGTTCCTCCGCGACGGCGAATCGGTGGTGGCGTGGCGTGGGCCGATGCTGCACCGCACGGTCTCGCAGTTCCTCACCGACGTCTTCTTCGGCGACCTCGACGTCCTCCTCATCGACATGCCGCCGGGGACGGGCGACATCGCGATCTCGATCGGCCAGCTCCTCCCCCATGCGGAAGTGCTCGTCGTGACCACCCCGCAGACCGCTGCCGCCGAGGTGGCGATCCGCAGCGGTCTCGTCGCGCGTCAGACGGGTCAGCGCGTGATCGGCGTCATCGAGAACATGGCGGCGTACACACTGCCCGATGGAACGGTCATCGACATGTTCGGCTCGGGCGGAGGCGCCGCCGTATCGGAGGCTCTCTCCGAACCGGGAGTCCCTGTGCCACTGTTGGCCTCGATCCCCCTGAGCCCCGCTCTGCGCGAGGGCGGAGACGCGGGCGAGCCGGTCGTCTCCACCGAGAGCGACGATGTCGCGGCGACGACCATCCGCGACCTCGCGAGCACCCTGGCGCGGCGGGGCAGGGGCCTCTCCGGTCGATCGCTGCCGATGTCGCTCACCTGA
- the dapD gene encoding 2,3,4,5-tetrahydropyridine-2,6-dicarboxylate N-succinyltransferase, producing MSDARTVWGIGLTTIAGDGTVLDAWYPEVHTGAVTTDEVAVAALEPLAGSDERRDVTIEVVQLQIDLDTAPASTADAYLRLHALSHLVVRPNELNLDGVFGHLPNVAWTNAGPVLPADAARLRPQLQRAGIQVQGLDKFPRLTDYVQPAGVRIADASRVRLGAYLSPGTTVMHEGFVNFNAGTLGASMVEGRISQGVVVGDGSDIGGGSSIMGTLSGGGTHRVSIGARTLLGANAGIGISLGDDCVVEAGLYVTAGTKIVLVDGPVTADGGRKTVKGAELSGQDGLLFRRNSLSGAVEAVRRAGVGVTLNEALHA from the coding sequence ATGAGCGACGCACGCACCGTATGGGGTATCGGCCTGACCACCATCGCCGGGGACGGCACGGTTCTCGACGCCTGGTACCCCGAGGTGCACACCGGTGCGGTCACGACCGACGAGGTGGCTGTCGCTGCGCTCGAACCCCTCGCGGGGAGCGACGAACGACGCGACGTCACGATCGAGGTGGTGCAGCTGCAGATCGACCTCGACACGGCACCGGCCTCCACCGCCGACGCCTATCTGCGCCTGCATGCCCTGTCGCATCTCGTCGTGCGCCCGAACGAGCTGAACCTCGACGGCGTCTTCGGACACCTTCCGAATGTCGCCTGGACCAACGCCGGGCCCGTCCTCCCCGCTGACGCCGCCCGCCTGCGCCCGCAGCTCCAGCGCGCGGGCATCCAGGTGCAGGGGCTCGACAAGTTCCCCCGCCTGACCGACTATGTGCAGCCGGCGGGCGTCCGCATCGCCGATGCCTCCCGCGTGCGCCTGGGGGCGTACCTCTCCCCCGGCACGACCGTCATGCACGAGGGATTCGTCAACTTCAATGCCGGCACACTGGGCGCATCGATGGTCGAGGGCCGCATCTCGCAGGGTGTGGTCGTCGGAGACGGCAGCGACATCGGCGGAGGGTCCTCCATCATGGGCACCCTCTCGGGTGGTGGAACGCATCGGGTGTCGATCGGCGCCCGCACCCTGCTCGGCGCGAATGCGGGCATCGGCATCTCGCTCGGTGACGACTGTGTCGTCGAAGCGGGGCTCTACGTCACCGCAGGCACCAAGATCGTCCTCGTCGACGGACCCGTGACCGCCGACGGCGGGCGCAAGACCGTCAAGGGTGCGGAGCTCTCCGGTCAGGACGGCCTGCTCTTCCGCCGCAACTCGCTCAGCGGTGCGGTGGAAGCCGTCCGTCGCGCCGGTGTCGGAGTGACCCTGAACGAGGCTCTGCACGCCTGA
- a CDS encoding class I SAM-dependent methyltransferase, whose amino-acid sequence MSEHDANARFLRESIVEPDAISRARAHAVELGAMPISAAVGSQIAVLAAATSARSIVEIGTGAGVSGLWLLRGAPQAVLTSIDNEPEHLAAARQAFSDAKVPSTRARFITGRAIDVLPRMNENSYDIVLVDADPEHVIEYVEHGLRLARTGGLVLVPRVLAGGRVADPVQRDEITSAYRSLVQETQESSAVLATVSPAGEGLLQLISLAERG is encoded by the coding sequence ATGAGCGAGCATGACGCGAACGCGCGTTTCCTGCGCGAGTCCATCGTGGAACCCGACGCCATCAGCCGCGCACGCGCGCATGCGGTCGAACTGGGAGCGATGCCGATCAGCGCCGCCGTGGGTTCGCAGATCGCCGTGCTCGCGGCCGCGACCTCGGCCCGCTCCATCGTCGAGATCGGCACCGGTGCCGGAGTCTCCGGTCTCTGGCTGCTGCGCGGCGCACCCCAGGCGGTCCTCACCTCGATCGACAACGAACCGGAGCACCTCGCCGCGGCGCGACAGGCCTTCTCCGATGCCAAGGTGCCGTCCACCCGAGCCCGCTTCATCACGGGCCGCGCGATCGACGTTCTCCCCCGCATGAACGAGAACTCCTACGACATCGTGCTGGTCGACGCCGACCCCGAGCATGTCATCGAGTACGTCGAACACGGTCTGCGTCTCGCGCGCACCGGCGGACTCGTGCTCGTGCCCCGCGTGCTCGCCGGCGGTCGCGTCGCCGATCCGGTCCAGCGCGACGAGATCACTTCCGCCTACCGGTCCCTCGTGCAGGAGACGCAGGAATCCTCGGCGGTCCTCGCCACGGTCTCCCCCGCCGGCGAAGGTCTGCTGCAGCTGATCAGTCTCGCCGAACGCGGCTGA
- a CDS encoding general stress protein translates to MSMLNRPASGTDTGEIVASMRDYESAQKTVSKLIAGEVPARDIAIVGQSVRTVERVTGKLGYAAAARSGAINGVLIGLFLAAILVLGNPEVPIQLFLGFVLIGVAVGMILSLVTYAIVRRRRDFASVTQFAADHYEVTVLSSSLGKARQVLGANKVAPVRPPVNLDEPPRYGERITPGATSPEPAPAPGDPVIPPRPADPVAPPVADPVADPEPETTPEPGSASAGTAAPSTVAPVEPDAAPGTDGIQGERA, encoded by the coding sequence ATGAGCATGCTGAACCGGCCCGCGAGCGGCACAGACACCGGCGAGATCGTCGCGTCGATGCGCGACTACGAGAGCGCGCAGAAGACGGTCTCGAAGCTGATCGCGGGGGAGGTGCCGGCGCGCGACATCGCCATCGTCGGTCAGAGCGTGCGCACGGTCGAACGCGTGACCGGCAAGCTCGGCTACGCCGCCGCCGCGCGCTCCGGGGCGATCAACGGTGTGTTGATCGGGCTCTTCCTCGCCGCCATCCTCGTGCTCGGCAACCCGGAGGTGCCGATCCAGCTCTTCCTCGGCTTCGTCCTCATCGGTGTCGCGGTCGGGATGATCCTCAGCCTGGTCACCTACGCGATCGTCCGTCGCCGGCGCGACTTCGCCAGCGTCACGCAGTTCGCGGCCGATCACTACGAGGTCACCGTGCTGTCCTCGTCGCTGGGCAAGGCCCGGCAGGTCCTCGGCGCGAACAAAGTGGCGCCCGTGCGACCGCCGGTCAACCTCGACGAGCCGCCGCGCTACGGCGAGCGGATCACGCCCGGCGCGACCTCGCCTGAGCCCGCCCCGGCACCCGGGGATCCCGTGATCCCGCCGCGCCCGGCCGACCCCGTCGCACCGCCGGTCGCCGACCCGGTCGCCGACCCCGAACCCGAGACGACGCCCGAGCCCGGGTCCGCATCGGCGGGGACCGCTGCTCCGTCGACCGTGGCCCCGGTCGAGCCGGACGCCGCTCCCGGCACTGACGGCATCCAGGGCGAACGGGCATGA
- a CDS encoding alpha/beta family hydrolase has product MVEIQVALPTGLTAVSADWTVGDNGVTVIVAHGAGTGKDHPFLTGYVDALSAMGFSTLRFNFPYVEQGRRMPGPAAHAIATWNAVAAFARESDPSATLWATGKSYGGRMASMAVAEGMRVDGLVYLGYPLHPPGRPEKPRVEHLPGITVPQLFVEGTNDPFIQPISQFEEAIATCRDARVVWIDGGGHTFEVKGRKRPAAEIGAALAPIVAEFALGGAEE; this is encoded by the coding sequence ATGGTCGAGATCCAGGTCGCGCTCCCGACGGGACTCACCGCCGTGTCCGCCGACTGGACAGTCGGTGACAACGGGGTGACGGTGATCGTGGCCCACGGTGCAGGGACCGGCAAGGACCATCCGTTCCTCACCGGCTACGTCGATGCGCTGAGCGCGATGGGCTTCTCGACCCTCCGTTTCAACTTCCCGTATGTGGAGCAGGGGCGACGGATGCCGGGACCCGCCGCGCATGCGATCGCCACATGGAACGCCGTCGCGGCCTTCGCACGCGAGTCCGATCCCTCGGCGACCCTGTGGGCGACGGGCAAATCGTACGGCGGACGCATGGCGTCGATGGCGGTCGCCGAGGGCATGCGTGTCGACGGTCTCGTCTACCTCGGGTACCCGTTGCATCCGCCCGGACGTCCGGAGAAGCCACGGGTCGAGCATCTGCCGGGGATCACGGTCCCGCAGCTGTTCGTGGAGGGGACGAACGATCCCTTCATCCAGCCGATCTCGCAGTTCGAGGAGGCGATCGCGACCTGTCGGGATGCGCGCGTCGTCTGGATCGACGGAGGAGGACACACCTTCGAGGTGAAGGGCCGCAAACGCCCCGCCGCGGAGATCGGGGCCGCACTCGCCCCGATCGTGGCGGAGTTCGCCCTCGGCGGCGCGGAGGAGTGA